From the Rhizomicrobium palustre genome, the window CCGAGCTTGGCAAATTCCTTGGCGGGGAAAAGCTCGTTGGGGCATTTGGTTTCCTGCAGGCACAAGACATCGGGCTGGTGCTCGCGCAGGAAACGGGCGGCGAGCGGGGCGCGCAGGCGCACCGAATTGATGTTCCAGGTCGCGATCTTCATGAGACCTCATCAGGGTAGAGCGGCCAGCGCGCGCGCGCCGGGGCATCGAGGGGATCAAAAGCGCCGAGCGCGGCCCGTTCCACCCCGGCCCAGGCGATCATGGCGGCGTTATCGGTGCAAAGCTTCACCGGCGGCACGGTGAGGGAAAAGCCCTCGGCACCCGCAAGACCGGAAAGGGCCTCGCGAATTGCCCCATTGGCCGCGACCCCGCCCGCCACCACCAAACCCGGCGCGGCTTCATGGGGGAAATCGGCGCGGAACATCGCCATGGCGGCGCGCACCCGGTCGGTCAAAATGTCGATCACCGCAGCCTGGAAGGAGGCGCAGAGATCGGCGGTGTCCACTTTTTCGGCCTCGGCCAGCAGGCGGACGGCGGTTTTGAGGCCAGAAAAGGAGAAATCGGCGCCCGGGCGGCCCTTCATCGGCCGGGGCAGAGGATAGCGGGCGGGATTACCCTGCCGCGCCATCGCCTCGATCCGGGGCCCGCCTGGATAGGGTAGGCCGAGGAGTTTTGCCGTCTTATCAAAGGCTTCGCCCGCCGCATCGTCGATGGTGGTGCCATAGAGGCGGAATTTACCCGGCCCCTCCACCCCCAGAAGCTGGCAATGCCCGCCCGAGACCAGAAGCAGGAGAAGGGGAAAGGGGGCGCCATTGGAAAGCCGGGCGCTAAACCCGTGTCCTTCCAAATGATTGAGCGCAATCAGCGGCTTACCGGCGGCAAGCGCCAGGGCTTTGGCGGTGACCAGCCCCACCATCACCCCGCCGATCAGCCCCGGCCCGGCGGTGGCGGCCACCGCGTCGATTTCTGAAAGCTTCAGCCCGGCCTCGGAAAGGGCCTTGGCGACGATCTCGTCCAGAAGTTCCACATGGGCACGGGCGGCGATTTCCGGCACCACCCCGCCATAGGGCCGGTGCTCCTCGAGCTGGGAAAACACCACATTGGCGAGAATTTCCCCCGGCCCAGGCGGCGTGCCGCGCACCACCGCCGCGGCGGTCTCGTCGCAACTCGTCTCGATGCCTAAGATGGTCCAGGGCCGCAAGTTTCAGCCTGTTCTAAAACGCCGAAAGGCTGTAATCGAAAACTGACATGGCTGAAAGCATTCTTCGTATCGGGACCCGCGCATCGCGGCTTGCCCGGGCTCAAACCCAGATGGTCGCCGACATGATCGCCGCTTTCGGCGTCGTGACCGAGATCGTGTTGATCAAGACCACCGGCGACAAGATTTTGGACCGTCCGCTGGCCGATGCCGGCGGTAAGGGCCTGTTCGTCAAGGAATTGGAAGAGGCGCTGCTCGATCATCGCATCGATATCGCCGTCCATTCCATGAAGGACGTGCCGGTGCAGATGCCGGAGGGGCTGGGCCTGGGCGCCATCCTGCCCCGCGAGGAGCCGCAGGACGTGCTGATCAGCCCGCATGCGGCGC encodes:
- the tsaD gene encoding tRNA (adenosine(37)-N6)-threonylcarbamoyltransferase complex transferase subunit TsaD; the protein is MRPWTILGIETSCDETAAAVVRGTPPGPGEILANVVFSQLEEHRPYGGVVPEIAARAHVELLDEIVAKALSEAGLKLSEIDAVAATAGPGLIGGVMVGLVTAKALALAAGKPLIALNHLEGHGFSARLSNGAPFPLLLLLVSGGHCQLLGVEGPGKFRLYGTTIDDAAGEAFDKTAKLLGLPYPGGPRIEAMARQGNPARYPLPRPMKGRPGADFSFSGLKTAVRLLAEAEKVDTADLCASFQAAVIDILTDRVRAAMAMFRADFPHEAAPGLVVAGGVAANGAIREALSGLAGAEGFSLTVPPVKLCTDNAAMIAWAGVERAALGAFDPLDAPARARWPLYPDEVS